A single window of Symphalangus syndactylus isolate Jambi chromosome 4, NHGRI_mSymSyn1-v2.1_pri, whole genome shotgun sequence DNA harbors:
- the LRIT1 gene encoding leucine-rich repeat, immunoglobulin-like domain and transmembrane domain-containing protein 1: MRVALGMLWLLALGWPPQARGFCPSQCSCSLHIMGDGSKARTVVCNDPDMTLPPASIPLDTSRLRLERTAIRRVPGEAFRPLSLLEQLWLPYNALSELNALMLRGLRRLRELRLPGNRLAAFPWAALRDAPQLRLLDLQANRLSAVPPEAARFLENLTFLDLSSNQLMRLTQELIVSWAHLKTGIFPPGHHPRLVLGLQDNPWACDCRLYDLVHLLDGWAPKLAFIETELRCASPRSLAGVAFSQLELRKCQGPELHPGVASIRSLLGGTALLRCGATGVPGPEMSWRRANGKPLNGTVHQEVSSDGTSWTLLGLPAVSHLDSGDYICQAKNFLGASETVISLIVTEPQTSTEHSGSPGTLWARTGGGGEAAAYNNKLVARHVPQIPKPAVLATGPSVPSTKEELTLEHFQMDALGELSDGRAGPSEARMVRSVKVVGDTYHSVSLVWKAPQAKNTTAFSVLYAVFGQHSMRRVIVQPGKTRVTITGLLPKTKYVACVCVQGLVPRKEQCVIFSTNEVVDAEHTQQLINVVVISVAVVIALPLTLLVCCGALQRRCRKCFNRDSPEATVTYVNLERLGHSEDGLEELSRHSVSEADRLLSARSSVDFQAFGVKAGRRINEYFC, from the exons ATGAGGGTGGCATTAGGCATGCTCTGGCTCTTGGCCCTTGGGTGGCCCCCCCAGGCCCGGGGCTTCTGCCCCTCTCAATGCAGCTGCAGCCTCCATATCATGGGTGATGGCAGCAAGGCCAG GACAGTAGTGTGCAACGACCCCGATATGACCCTGCCCCCGGCGTCCATCCCCCTGGACACCTCCAGACTGCGCCTGGAGCGGACGGCCATACGCAGGGTTCCTGGCGAGGCCTTCAGGCCCCTGAGCCTCCTGGAGCAGCTGTGGCTGCCTTACAACGCCCTCAGCGAGCTCAACGCCCTTATGCTGCGGGGCCTGAGACGCCTGCGGGAGCTGCGGCTGCCGGGGAACCGCCTGGCCGCCTTCCCCTGGGCCGCGCTCAGGGACGCCCCCCAGCTGCGGCTACTGGACCTGCAGGCCAACCGCCTCTCGGCTGTGCCCCCTGAGGCCGCGCGCTTCCTGGAGAACCTCACCTTCCTCGACCTCTCCAGCAACCAGCTGATGAGGCTCACGCAGGAGCTGATCGTCTCCTGGGCTCACCTGAAGACCGGTATCTTCCCTCCCGGGCACCACCCCAGGCTGGTCCTAG GGCTACAGGACAACCCCTGGGCATGTGACTGCCGACTCTATGACCTGGTTCATCTTTTGGATGGCTGGGCCCCAAAGCTGGCCTTCATTGAGACCGAACTGAGATGTGCCAGCCCACGCAGCCTGGCCGGAGTGGCCTTCAGCCAGCTTGAACTGAGGAAGTGCCAGGGCCCAGAGCTCCATCCAGGAGTGGCTAGCATCAGGTCCCTTTTGGGTGGCACAGCATTGCTACGCTGTGGAGCTACCGGAGTCCCTGGGCCGGAGATGAGCTGGAGGAGGGCCAATGGCAAGCCCCTTAATGGTACAG TGCACCAGGAAGTCTCCAGTGATGGCACGAGCTGGACTCTGCTGGGCCTGCCTGCAGTGTCCCACCTTGACTCCGGAGACTACATCTGCCAAGCCAAGAACTTCCTGGGAGCCTCTGAGACCGTTATCTCCCTGATTGTCACTGAGCCGCAGACTTCCACAGAACACAGTGGGAGCCCAGGGACACTATGGGCAAGGACAGGCGGTGGAGGGGAAGCCGCTGCTTACAACAACAAGCTGGTGGCCAGGCATGTCCCCCAGATTCCCAAACCCGCTGTCCTGGCCACTGGACCCTCTGTGCCCAGCACGAAGGAGGAGCTGACCCTCGAGCACTTCCAGATGGATGCCCTGGGAGAGCTCTCTGATGGGCGGGCGGGACCCTCAGAGGCACGAATGGTGAGGTCTGTGAAGGTGGTGGGGGACACTTACCACAGTGTGTCCTTGGTGTGGAAGGCACCCCAGGCTAAGAACACAACTGCCTTCAGTGTCCTCTACGCAGTCTTTGGGCAGCACAGCATGCGGCGGGTGATTGTGCAGCCTGGGAAGACCAGAGTGACCATCACTGGGCTGTTGCCCAAGACCAAGTATGTGGCGTGTGTCTGCGTGCAGGGCCTGGTGCCCCGGAAGGAGCAGTGTGTTATCTTCTCCACCAACGAAGTGGTGGATGCTGAGCACACTCAGCAGCTCATCAATGTGGTGGTGATCAGTGTGGCCGTCGTCATTGCCCTGCCTCTCACGCTGCTTGTCTGCTGTGGTGCTCTTCAGAGGCGCTGCCGAAAGTGCTTCAACAGAGACTCCCCTGAGGCCACAGTTACCTACGTCAACCTAGAGAGACTGGGCCACAGTGAGGATGGCTTGGAGGAGCTGTCCCGGCACAGTGTCAGCGAGGCCGACAGGCTGCTCTCAGCTCGTTCCAGTGTGGACTTTCAGGCCTTTGGAGTCAAAGCGGGCAGGAGAATCAACGAGTACTTCTGCTGA